One stretch of Microbacterium terrae DNA includes these proteins:
- a CDS encoding exonuclease domain-containing protein, giving the protein MDRWRPEPLAMFERPEWLQVVGVFDLETTGVDVGHDRIVSAHVGLLDAQGGVLNARDWLADPGIDIPEGATAVHGITTERARAEGRPAADVVAEVVAALRGLLDAGLPIVAYNAPYDFSLLKYEALRHGIDPIVDPSPVIDPLVVDKAYDRWRRGKRTLSVVAEHYAVRLDGAHDASADAVAAGRVAQALAERYAAWLPDSVAELHTRQIGWARAQAESLTEYFVKIGRIDPEERLDGRWPIR; this is encoded by the coding sequence ATGGACCGCTGGCGCCCCGAGCCGCTCGCGATGTTCGAGCGCCCCGAGTGGCTGCAGGTGGTGGGGGTCTTCGACCTCGAGACCACCGGCGTCGATGTCGGTCATGACCGCATCGTCAGCGCGCACGTCGGGCTGCTCGACGCACAGGGCGGTGTGCTGAACGCCCGCGACTGGCTGGCCGACCCCGGCATCGACATCCCCGAGGGCGCCACTGCGGTGCACGGCATCACCACGGAGCGGGCGCGCGCCGAGGGCCGTCCGGCAGCCGACGTCGTCGCCGAGGTCGTCGCGGCGCTGCGCGGGCTCCTCGACGCCGGGCTCCCGATCGTCGCCTACAACGCTCCGTATGACTTCTCGCTGCTGAAGTACGAGGCGCTGCGCCACGGGATCGATCCCATCGTCGACCCGTCGCCGGTGATCGATCCGCTCGTCGTCGACAAGGCGTACGACCGCTGGCGCCGGGGCAAGCGCACACTGTCGGTCGTCGCCGAGCACTACGCCGTGCGCCTCGACGGCGCGCACGACGCCTCGGCCGACGCGGTCGCTGCCGGGCGGGTCGCGCAGGCGCTCGCCGAGCGGTACGCGGCCTGGCTCCCCGACTCGGTCGCCGAGCTGCACACCCGTCAGATCGGGTGGGCACGAGCCCAGGCCGAGAGCCTGACCGAGTACTTCGTGAAGATCGGCCGCATCGATCCCGAGGAACGCCTCGACGGTCGCTGGCCGATCCGCTGA
- the serB gene encoding phosphoserine phosphatase SerB encodes MPHPARFLVVLDADSTLIRNEVIELIADEAGRGPEVAAATEAAMRGEVDFATSLRSRVEALTGVPVAAFATVISRIEPTPGVRELIAAVHDRGGVVGVVSGGFHEVLDTVAPALGVDVWRANRLAAADGTLTGVVDGEIVDAAAKAATLTEWAAERGVPLARTIAIGDGANDLKMMAVAGLGVAFNAKPAVRAQADVVVGPVDLAEVVALLP; translated from the coding sequence ATGCCGCATCCCGCCCGCTTCCTCGTCGTGCTCGACGCCGACTCCACGCTGATCCGCAACGAGGTCATCGAGCTCATCGCCGACGAGGCGGGCCGCGGCCCCGAGGTCGCGGCGGCCACCGAGGCCGCGATGCGCGGCGAGGTCGACTTCGCGACGAGCCTGCGCTCCCGCGTCGAAGCGCTCACAGGCGTTCCCGTCGCCGCGTTCGCCACGGTGATCTCGCGCATCGAGCCGACGCCCGGCGTGCGCGAGCTGATCGCGGCGGTCCACGATCGCGGTGGCGTCGTGGGCGTCGTCTCGGGCGGATTCCACGAGGTGCTCGACACGGTGGCACCCGCTCTCGGCGTCGACGTGTGGCGGGCGAACCGCCTGGCTGCGGCGGACGGCACCCTCACCGGCGTGGTCGACGGCGAGATCGTGGATGCTGCGGCGAAGGCCGCGACGCTGACGGAGTGGGCTGCCGAGCGGGGCGTCCCCCTCGCCCGCACGATCGCGATCGGCGACGGCGCGAACGACCTGAAGATGATGGCGGTCGCCGGCCTCGGGGTGGCGTTCAATGCCAAGCCCGCCGTCCGCGCGCAGGCCGATGTGGTCGTGGGCCCGGTCGATCTCGCCGAGGTCGTCGCGCTTCTCCCCTGA
- the glgA gene encoding glycogen synthase, with amino-acid sequence MRVDIITKEYPPEVYGGAGVHVTELVGALRSSIDVRVRAFGAERAEEGTSSYGVPTELAAANAAVQTLGTDLEIVSDVAGADVVHSHTWYANFAGHLASLLHGIPHIVTAHSLEPLRPWKAEQLGGGYAVSSWIEKTAYEGAAAVVAVSGGMRADILRSYPQLDPAKVRVIYNGIDVEAWHPVDDPAVLAAEGIDPARPSVVFVGRITRQKGLPYFLRAAEQLPPEVQVILCAGAPDTPQIMSEVEGLVRGLQSTRDGVVWIDRMLPRHELCAILTAATTFVCPSVYEPLGIVNLEAMACGAAVVGTATGGIPEVVVDGQTGRLVPIEQAQDGTGTPVDPDAFVADLARVLTEVVSDPVLARAYGEAGRERARTAFSWQSIADETRALYAEVIADGR; translated from the coding sequence ATGCGCGTCGACATCATCACCAAGGAATATCCGCCGGAGGTCTACGGCGGCGCCGGAGTGCACGTCACCGAGCTCGTCGGGGCGCTGCGCTCCTCGATCGACGTGCGCGTGCGCGCGTTCGGAGCGGAGCGTGCCGAGGAGGGGACCAGCTCGTACGGCGTGCCGACAGAGCTCGCCGCGGCGAACGCCGCCGTGCAGACGCTCGGCACCGATCTCGAGATCGTGAGCGACGTCGCCGGTGCCGACGTGGTGCACAGCCACACCTGGTATGCGAATTTCGCCGGGCACCTCGCGTCGCTCCTGCACGGCATCCCGCACATCGTGACGGCGCACAGCCTCGAGCCGCTGCGGCCGTGGAAGGCCGAGCAGCTCGGCGGCGGGTACGCCGTGTCGAGCTGGATCGAGAAGACCGCCTACGAGGGGGCGGCGGCCGTGGTGGCCGTCAGCGGCGGGATGCGCGCCGACATCCTCCGCAGCTACCCGCAGCTCGACCCGGCGAAGGTGCGCGTGATCTACAACGGCATCGACGTCGAGGCGTGGCATCCGGTCGACGACCCCGCGGTCCTCGCCGCCGAGGGCATCGATCCCGCCCGCCCGTCGGTCGTGTTCGTCGGGCGCATCACCCGGCAGAAGGGGCTGCCGTACTTCCTGCGTGCCGCCGAGCAGCTGCCGCCCGAGGTGCAGGTGATCCTCTGCGCCGGTGCGCCCGACACGCCCCAGATCATGTCGGAGGTCGAAGGGCTCGTCCGTGGCCTCCAGTCCACCCGCGACGGCGTGGTGTGGATCGATCGGATGCTGCCGCGGCATGAGCTGTGCGCGATCCTCACGGCCGCCACCACCTTCGTCTGCCCGTCGGTGTACGAGCCCCTCGGCATCGTCAACCTCGAGGCGATGGCGTGCGGCGCCGCGGTCGTGGGCACCGCGACGGGCGGCATCCCCGAGGTCGTCGTCGACGGCCAGACCGGGCGGCTCGTCCCCATCGAGCAGGCGCAGGACGGCACCGGCACGCCGGTGGACCCCGACGCCTTCGTGGCGGATCTGGCCCGCGTCCTCACCGAGGTCGTCTCCGATCCCGTGCTCGCGCGCGCATACGGCGAGGCGGGTCGCGAACGCGCCCGCACCGCCTTCAGCTGGCAGAGCATCGCCGACGAGACGCGGGCGCTGTACGCAGAGGTCATCGCCGACGGCAGATAG
- a CDS encoding type B 50S ribosomal protein L31, producing the protein MKTDIHPEYQAVVFRDLGSGDTFLTRSTVTSDKTIELDGVEYPVIDVEISSASHPFYTGKQRIMDSAGRVEKFNQRFKNFGSK; encoded by the coding sequence ATGAAGACTGACATCCACCCCGAATACCAGGCAGTCGTGTTCCGCGACCTCGGCTCGGGCGACACGTTCCTCACCCGTTCGACGGTGACCAGCGACAAGACGATCGAGCTCGACGGCGTCGAGTACCCCGTCATCGACGTCGAGATCTCCTCGGCCTCGCACCCGTTCTACACGGGCAAGCAGCGCATCATGGACTCGGCCGGTCGCGTCGAGAAGTTCAACCAGCGCTTCAAGAACTTCGGCTCCAAGTAA
- a CDS encoding DUF3099 domain-containing protein: MKNSDRAQSATSLPRAPRDELGARSNRYLVMMGVRIACFILMVVITPYGWYTWVLGAAAILIPYIAVVSANVGEEARRNRPEDPQPTLAATPHPTDVDPETHPVLRLHESADSPDSPATTPDDPDSDSPAPTGGTA, encoded by the coding sequence GTGAAGAACTCCGACCGGGCGCAGTCCGCCACATCGCTGCCGCGCGCTCCGCGCGACGAACTCGGCGCGCGATCCAACAGGTATCTCGTCATGATGGGTGTGCGCATCGCGTGCTTCATCCTCATGGTCGTCATCACGCCGTACGGCTGGTACACCTGGGTGCTCGGCGCGGCCGCCATCCTGATCCCGTACATCGCCGTGGTCTCGGCGAACGTCGGCGAAGAGGCGCGACGCAACCGACCGGAGGACCCGCAGCCGACCCTTGCGGCGACGCCGCATCCGACCGACGTCGACCCGGAGACGCACCCGGTCCTCAGACTGCACGAGAGCGCTGACTCCCCCGACAGCCCGGCGACGACACCCGACGATCCCGACTCCGACTCCCCCGCGCCCACGGGCGGGACCGCGTGA
- a CDS encoding DUF4190 domain-containing protein codes for MTDPNAADAHPDQPTQPYPPTAPAPAAQPQTPPAAPYGAPAYGPPPAYSPPPAYGAPTAPESAYGAAPGYGAAPAYGAAPAYGYGAPPYPYGASARTNTLAIVALISSIAGLTLIPGIGSIVGVITGHMALRQVKQTGEQGRGMALGGVIMGWIGVGLLVLGLILFVLLIGLFAATATTYGSA; via the coding sequence GTGACCGACCCGAACGCGGCTGACGCGCACCCCGACCAGCCGACCCAGCCGTACCCGCCCACGGCTCCCGCTCCGGCGGCGCAGCCGCAGACGCCGCCCGCCGCGCCCTACGGCGCTCCGGCGTACGGGCCTCCCCCGGCGTACTCGCCGCCTCCCGCCTACGGTGCCCCCACTGCCCCCGAATCCGCTTACGGCGCAGCGCCCGGTTACGGCGCGGCACCCGCCTACGGCGCCGCACCTGCTTACGGGTACGGTGCGCCCCCGTACCCCTACGGCGCATCGGCACGCACGAACACGCTCGCGATCGTCGCGCTCATCTCGTCGATCGCTGGCCTCACCCTCATTCCGGGCATCGGCTCGATCGTCGGCGTCATCACCGGCCACATGGCGCTGCGCCAGGTGAAGCAGACCGGCGAGCAGGGTCGCGGCATGGCGCTCGGCGGCGTGATCATGGGCTGGATCGGCGTCGGACTCCTCGTGCTCGGCCTCATCCTCTTCGTCCTGCTGATCGGGCTCTTCGCCGCGACTGCTACCACCTACGGCTCGGCGTGA
- a CDS encoding ABC transporter ATP-binding protein has translation MPQVLEFSDVVVRRNARNIVDHLEWSVSDDERWVVLGPNGAGKTTVLQLADTLIHPTSGAVTILGERLGRTDVFELRPRIGFASSAMARRVPPEENVLDVVLTAAYSVLGRWREDYEDIDERRALRVLAEWHLDHLADRTFGTLSDGEQKRVQIARAVMTDPELLLLDEPTASLDLGAREELLALLGGYAQAPTTPAMIMVTHHVEEIPVGFTHVLLLREGRAVAAGPIAQTLTADALTETFGVTIRLSEEDGRYAARATR, from the coding sequence ATGCCGCAGGTGCTCGAGTTCTCCGACGTCGTCGTCCGCCGAAACGCCAGGAACATCGTCGACCACCTGGAATGGTCGGTCTCCGATGACGAGCGCTGGGTGGTGCTCGGCCCGAACGGCGCCGGCAAGACGACGGTGCTCCAGCTCGCCGACACCCTGATCCACCCCACATCGGGCGCGGTGACGATCCTCGGCGAGCGTCTCGGGCGCACGGATGTCTTCGAGCTGCGCCCCCGCATCGGCTTCGCCTCGTCGGCGATGGCGCGCCGCGTGCCGCCGGAGGAGAACGTGCTCGACGTCGTGCTCACCGCGGCGTACTCGGTGCTCGGCCGCTGGCGCGAGGACTATGAGGACATCGACGAGCGCCGCGCGCTGCGGGTGCTGGCGGAGTGGCACCTCGACCACCTCGCCGACCGCACGTTCGGAACCCTCAGCGACGGCGAGCAGAAGCGGGTGCAGATCGCCCGCGCCGTGATGACCGATCCTGAGCTGCTGCTGCTCGACGAGCCGACAGCGAGCCTCGACCTCGGCGCGCGCGAGGAGCTCCTCGCCCTCCTCGGCGGCTACGCGCAGGCGCCGACGACCCCCGCGATGATCATGGTCACCCACCACGTGGAGGAGATCCCGGTGGGCTTCACCCACGTGCTGCTGCTGCGTGAGGGGCGTGCCGTCGCGGCCGGCCCGATCGCGCAGACGCTCACCGCCGACGCGCTGACCGAGACCTTCGGCGTCACCATCCGCCTCTCCGAGGAAGACGGCCGCTACGCCGCCCGGGCGACGCGCTGA
- a CDS encoding glucose-1-phosphate adenylyltransferase, giving the protein MPAAPKVFGIILAGGEGKRLMPLTADRAKPAVPFGGQYRLIDFAISNLINSGLRQIVVLTQYKSHSLDRHVSQTWRMSALLDSYVTSVPAQQRLGKRWFSGSADAILQSLNLINDEQPDIVVVIGADHVYRMDFRQMLDAHIASGARATVAGIRQPIGLADQFGVIDVDPEDPARIRDFLEKPQHPTGLADSPGEVLASMGNYIFDTDALIEAVEADGEMPTSNHDMGGDIVPYFVGRGEAGVYDMKRNDVPGSTDRDRSYWRDVGTIDSFFDAHRDLISTLPIFNLYNTDWPIHSQAVNSPPAKFVRDSVGRIGNAIDSIVSLGSVLSGTHLERSVVGPWTLAGGGSTITDSVLFDHVHVGAGARIHRAILDKNVVLAEGATVGVDREKDLARGFTVTDSGITVVGKGVRVER; this is encoded by the coding sequence ATGCCTGCAGCGCCGAAGGTCTTCGGAATCATCCTCGCCGGCGGCGAGGGAAAGCGCCTCATGCCGCTCACCGCGGACAGGGCCAAGCCCGCTGTGCCCTTCGGGGGCCAATACCGGCTGATCGACTTCGCGATATCGAATCTCATCAACTCGGGCCTGCGCCAGATCGTCGTGCTGACCCAGTACAAGTCGCACAGCCTCGACCGCCACGTCTCGCAGACCTGGCGCATGTCGGCTCTGCTCGACTCCTACGTCACCTCCGTCCCGGCGCAGCAGCGCCTCGGCAAGCGGTGGTTCTCGGGCTCCGCCGACGCCATCCTGCAGAGCCTCAACCTGATCAACGACGAGCAGCCCGACATCGTCGTCGTGATCGGCGCCGACCACGTGTACCGGATGGACTTCCGTCAGATGCTCGACGCGCACATCGCGTCCGGCGCCCGCGCCACCGTCGCCGGCATCCGCCAGCCCATCGGCCTCGCCGACCAGTTCGGCGTGATCGACGTCGACCCCGAAGACCCTGCTCGCATCCGCGACTTCCTCGAGAAGCCGCAGCACCCGACCGGTCTCGCCGACTCCCCCGGCGAGGTGCTCGCCTCGATGGGCAACTACATCTTCGATACCGATGCGCTCATCGAGGCCGTCGAGGCCGACGGCGAGATGCCGACGTCGAACCACGACATGGGCGGCGACATCGTGCCGTACTTCGTCGGCCGCGGCGAGGCCGGCGTCTACGACATGAAGCGCAACGACGTTCCCGGCTCCACCGATCGCGATCGGTCCTACTGGCGCGACGTCGGCACGATCGATTCGTTCTTCGACGCGCATCGCGACCTCATCTCGACGCTCCCGATCTTCAACCTCTACAACACCGACTGGCCGATCCACTCGCAGGCGGTCAACTCGCCGCCGGCGAAGTTCGTGCGCGACTCGGTCGGGCGCATCGGCAACGCGATCGACTCGATCGTCTCGCTCGGGTCGGTGCTGTCGGGCACCCACCTCGAGCGCAGCGTGGTCGGCCCGTGGACGCTCGCCGGAGGCGGCTCGACGATCACCGACTCGGTGCTGTTCGACCACGTGCACGTCGGCGCGGGCGCGCGCATCCACCGCGCCATCCTCGACAAGAACGTCGTGCTCGCCGAGGGCGCGACCGTGGGCGTCGACCGCGAGAAGGACCTCGCGCGCGGCTTCACCGTCACAGACAGCGGCATCACGGTCGTCGGCAAGGGCGTACGCGTCGAACGGTGA
- a CDS encoding biotin transporter BioY: protein MSTIAAPSARRVLADVIPHPSSRVRAFAVDAALVVTGALVVAAFAQVTIPLWPVPITGQTLAVVVVGAALGSRRGAAALTTYLLMGLAGLPVFAEFTGTIATVAKPSFGFILGFIPAAFLAGWFAERRWDRKPWLAFLGFVAASAVPFVFGIPYMALVLNVVTGGSFTFWQILEFGLFPFIVGGLVKAAIAALLIPGAWALVRAADRAKRD from the coding sequence ATGTCTACGATCGCCGCTCCCTCCGCCCGCCGCGTCCTCGCCGACGTCATCCCGCACCCGTCGTCCCGTGTCCGCGCCTTCGCCGTCGATGCGGCGCTCGTCGTCACCGGCGCCCTCGTGGTCGCCGCGTTCGCCCAGGTCACGATTCCGCTGTGGCCCGTGCCGATCACGGGTCAGACCCTCGCCGTCGTCGTCGTCGGCGCCGCGCTGGGGTCGCGCCGCGGTGCCGCGGCTCTCACCACCTACCTGCTGATGGGCCTCGCCGGACTCCCGGTGTTCGCCGAGTTCACCGGCACGATCGCCACGGTCGCCAAGCCCAGCTTCGGCTTCATCCTCGGCTTCATCCCGGCAGCCTTCCTCGCCGGCTGGTTCGCCGAGCGCCGCTGGGACCGCAAGCCCTGGCTCGCCTTCCTCGGCTTCGTCGCCGCGAGTGCCGTTCCGTTCGTTTTCGGCATCCCCTACATGGCGCTCGTCCTGAACGTCGTCACCGGTGGCTCGTTCACGTTCTGGCAGATCCTCGAATTCGGCCTGTTCCCCTTCATCGTCGGCGGTCTCGTCAAGGCAGCGATCGCCGCCCTGCTGATCCCCGGTGCGTGGGCGCTCGTGCGCGCCGCGGACCGCGCGAAGCGCGACTGA
- a CDS encoding ABC-F family ATP-binding cassette domain-containing protein → MLAVHELEIRVGARVLMSDVAFRVSAGDKIGLVGRNGAGKTTLTKVLAGDLIPADGKVERSGELGYLPQDPRSGDPEMLARTRILDARGLGSLAIGMHEASLAMGDTDPAVADKAMRKYANLTERFEALGGYAAEAEAASIAHNLSLPDRILDQPLKTLSGGQRRRIELARILFSDAQTMILDEPTNHLDADSVVWLREFLKGYKGGLIVISHDVELVGETVNRVFYLDANRQVIDIYNMNWKNYLRQRVADEERRKKERANVEKKASVLQQQAARFGAKASKAAAAHQMVARAEKMLAGLDDVRQDERVAKLRFPKPAPCGKTPLMASGLSKSYGSLEIFTDVDLAIDRGSKVVVLGLNGAGKTTLLRILAGVDKPDTGQLEPGHGLKIGYYAQEHENLDVNRSVLENMMSAAPDITATEARKVLGSFLFTGDDVLKPAGVLSGGEKTRLSLATLVVSSANMLLLDEPTNNLDPASREEILGALAHYEGAVVLVSHDSGAVHALNPERVLILPDGVEDIWGRDYIDLIELA, encoded by the coding sequence GTGCTCGCCGTGCACGAACTCGAGATCCGCGTGGGTGCACGCGTGCTCATGTCCGACGTGGCGTTCCGCGTGTCCGCCGGCGACAAGATCGGGCTGGTCGGCCGCAACGGCGCCGGCAAGACGACGCTCACCAAGGTGCTCGCGGGCGACCTGATCCCCGCCGACGGCAAGGTGGAGCGCTCCGGCGAACTCGGCTACCTGCCACAGGATCCGCGCTCGGGAGATCCCGAGATGCTGGCCCGCACCCGCATCCTCGACGCGCGCGGCCTCGGGTCGCTCGCGATCGGCATGCACGAGGCATCCCTCGCCATGGGTGACACCGACCCGGCGGTCGCCGACAAGGCGATGCGCAAGTACGCGAACCTCACCGAGCGCTTCGAGGCGCTCGGCGGCTATGCGGCCGAGGCGGAAGCCGCCTCGATCGCGCACAACCTGTCGCTTCCGGATCGCATCCTCGACCAGCCGCTGAAGACGCTCTCAGGCGGACAGCGCCGTCGCATCGAACTCGCCCGCATCCTGTTCTCGGACGCGCAGACGATGATCCTCGACGAGCCGACCAACCACCTCGACGCCGACAGCGTGGTGTGGCTGCGGGAGTTCCTCAAGGGGTACAAGGGCGGTCTCATCGTCATCTCCCACGACGTCGAGCTCGTCGGCGAGACGGTGAACCGCGTGTTCTACCTCGACGCCAACCGCCAGGTCATCGACATCTACAACATGAACTGGAAGAACTACCTGCGTCAGCGGGTGGCCGATGAGGAGCGCCGCAAGAAGGAGCGCGCCAACGTCGAGAAGAAGGCGAGCGTGCTGCAGCAGCAGGCTGCCCGATTCGGCGCCAAGGCCTCCAAGGCCGCCGCCGCGCACCAGATGGTCGCGCGCGCCGAGAAGATGCTGGCAGGCCTCGACGACGTGCGTCAGGACGAGCGCGTGGCGAAGCTGCGCTTCCCGAAGCCGGCCCCGTGCGGCAAGACGCCGCTCATGGCATCGGGACTGTCGAAGTCGTACGGCTCGCTCGAGATCTTCACCGACGTCGACCTCGCGATCGACCGCGGCTCCAAGGTCGTCGTGCTCGGTCTCAACGGCGCCGGCAAGACCACGCTCCTGCGCATCCTCGCGGGTGTCGACAAGCCCGACACCGGCCAGCTCGAGCCGGGGCACGGCCTCAAGATCGGGTACTACGCCCAGGAGCACGAGAACCTCGACGTGAACCGGTCGGTGCTCGAGAATATGATGTCGGCCGCTCCCGACATCACCGCGACCGAGGCGCGCAAGGTGCTCGGTTCGTTCCTGTTCACCGGCGACGACGTGCTGAAGCCCGCCGGCGTGCTCTCGGGCGGCGAGAAGACCCGCCTGTCGCTGGCGACGCTCGTCGTCTCGAGCGCGAACATGCTGCTCCTCGACGAGCCGACGAACAACCTCGACCCCGCATCGCGCGAGGAGATCCTCGGGGCGCTCGCCCACTACGAGGGTGCGGTCGTGCTCGTCTCGCACGACTCCGGCGCGGTCCACGCGCTCAACCCGGAGCGCGTGCTCATCCTCCCCGACGGCGTCGAAGACATCTGGGGCCGCGACTACATCGACCTCATCGAACTGGCGTAG
- a CDS encoding alpha/beta fold hydrolase, with protein MDIILVPGLWLDASSWDGVVPALERAGHVTHPLTMPGVGADGEAARGITIDDWVAATVDTIDRVDGPVVLVGHSGGGNVVYGALDARPERVAQVVFLDTFPPGDGQTIWEFPVVDGVIPFPGWDFFEEGEVADLDAATRAAASERTLSVPELVPTSPLRLRDERRRVVPATMITGTVPEAEIRGIIEAAPEWAAELASLADLRIIQLNAPGEPTGHWPQLAKPERVGAAILDALA; from the coding sequence ATGGACATCATCCTGGTTCCCGGACTCTGGCTCGACGCATCCTCGTGGGACGGGGTGGTGCCCGCTCTCGAGCGAGCCGGGCACGTGACACACCCCCTGACGATGCCGGGCGTCGGCGCCGACGGCGAGGCCGCTCGCGGCATCACCATCGATGACTGGGTGGCAGCCACGGTCGACACGATCGATCGAGTCGACGGTCCGGTGGTGCTCGTGGGCCACTCCGGCGGCGGGAACGTCGTCTACGGGGCGCTCGACGCGCGCCCCGAGCGCGTGGCCCAGGTCGTCTTCCTCGACACGTTCCCGCCCGGCGACGGACAGACGATCTGGGAGTTCCCGGTGGTCGACGGAGTGATCCCCTTCCCGGGCTGGGACTTCTTCGAGGAGGGCGAGGTCGCCGATCTGGACGCGGCGACCCGCGCCGCGGCATCCGAGCGCACCCTGTCGGTGCCCGAGCTCGTCCCCACCTCGCCGCTGCGACTCCGCGATGAACGGCGCCGGGTTGTGCCGGCGACGATGATCACCGGCACCGTTCCCGAGGCCGAGATCCGCGGCATCATCGAGGCGGCGCCGGAGTGGGCTGCGGAGCTCGCGTCGCTGGCCGATCTGCGGATCATCCAGCTCAACGCCCCCGGCGAGCCCACCGGGCACTGGCCGCAGCTGGCGAAGCCCGAGCGCGTCGGGGCGGCGATCCTCGACGCGCTCGCGTGA
- a CDS encoding SURF1 family cytochrome oxidase biogenesis protein, whose product MSPRRAVSMQNLPTAGRWAVYFALALVFAIACAFLSHWQFSRNEERSAQLQLVADNYDQAPVALDTLIPAGGELAASDEWRPVELVGEYLSDELLLARNRPHGGTSAFEVLVPFRLDDGRVVIVDRGWVPPGADQPDPDVIPAAPEGEATVVVRMRVGEQLPSSGRSAPEGQVPTINLPLIADTIPSGADVETSAYGVMVSEDPAPATRPTALDPPSEDPGPHLSYAIQWILFAVMGFVFIGYVIRTERRHRREDAEDDAAAASEQTNALAAASGTATAPRVPRPPRARRDRDADDEDALIDASRR is encoded by the coding sequence ATGAGCCCCCGCCGCGCAGTCAGCATGCAGAACCTCCCCACGGCGGGCCGATGGGCCGTCTACTTCGCCCTCGCGCTCGTCTTCGCGATCGCGTGCGCGTTCCTCTCGCACTGGCAGTTCAGCCGCAACGAGGAACGGTCGGCGCAGCTGCAGCTCGTCGCCGACAACTACGACCAGGCGCCGGTGGCGCTCGACACGCTGATTCCGGCGGGAGGCGAGCTCGCGGCTTCCGACGAGTGGCGCCCCGTCGAGCTCGTCGGGGAGTACCTGTCCGACGAACTGCTGCTCGCGCGCAATCGCCCCCACGGCGGCACCTCGGCGTTCGAGGTGCTCGTCCCTTTCCGTCTGGATGATGGTCGCGTGGTGATCGTCGACCGGGGCTGGGTGCCGCCCGGTGCGGACCAGCCCGACCCCGATGTCATCCCGGCGGCCCCCGAGGGCGAAGCGACGGTCGTCGTGCGCATGCGCGTGGGCGAACAGCTGCCCTCCTCGGGGCGCTCAGCCCCCGAGGGCCAGGTGCCGACGATCAATCTCCCCCTCATCGCCGACACGATCCCCTCGGGCGCCGACGTCGAGACGAGCGCCTACGGGGTGATGGTGTCGGAGGATCCGGCTCCCGCCACGCGCCCGACGGCACTCGACCCCCCCTCCGAAGACCCCGGCCCGCACTTGTCGTACGCGATCCAGTGGATCCTCTTCGCGGTGATGGGCTTCGTGTTCATCGGCTACGTGATCCGCACCGAGCGGCGCCACCGGCGCGAAGACGCCGAGGACGACGCGGCCGCGGCATCCGAGCAGACGAATGCCCTCGCCGCGGCATCCGGCACCGCGACGGCCCCGCGCGTGCCGAGGCCTCCCCGAGCACGGCGCGATCGCGACGCCGACGACGAAGACGCACTGATCGACGCCTCTCGCCGCTGA
- the fabG gene encoding 3-oxoacyl-ACP reductase FabG produces the protein MSTERVVLVTGGNRGIGRAIAERFVALGYKVAVTARSGEGPEGTLTVRADVTDAAAVDAAFTEVETALGPIEIVVANAGITKDMLLLRMSEDDFDSVVSTNLGGTFRVVKRASKGMLRARWGRVVLISSVVGLYGSAGQINYSASKSALVGFARSLTRELGGRGITANVVAPGFIETDMTAELPEATQAEYKKNIPAGRFASADEVAGVVAWIASDDAAYISGAVIPVDGGLGMGH, from the coding sequence ATGTCCACCGAACGCGTCGTCCTCGTCACCGGCGGCAACCGCGGCATCGGCCGTGCCATCGCCGAGCGCTTCGTCGCGCTCGGCTACAAGGTCGCCGTCACGGCGCGCTCCGGCGAGGGCCCTGAGGGCACGCTCACCGTCCGCGCCGACGTCACCGACGCCGCAGCGGTCGACGCGGCGTTCACCGAGGTCGAGACTGCGCTCGGCCCGATCGAGATCGTCGTGGCGAACGCCGGCATCACCAAGGACATGCTGCTGCTGCGCATGAGCGAGGACGACTTCGACAGCGTCGTGTCGACCAATCTGGGCGGCACCTTCCGCGTGGTCAAGCGCGCGTCGAAGGGCATGCTGCGTGCCCGCTGGGGTCGCGTCGTGCTCATCTCGAGCGTCGTCGGGCTGTACGGCTCGGCCGGCCAGATCAACTACTCCGCCTCCAAGAGCGCGCTCGTGGGCTTCGCACGGTCGCTCACGCGCGAGCTCGGCGGCCGCGGCATCACCGCGAACGTGGTGGCGCCCGGGTTCATCGAGACCGACATGACGGCCGAGCTCCCCGAGGCGACCCAGGCGGAGTACAAGAAGAACATCCCCGCCGGCCGCTTCGCGTCGGCCGACGAGGTGGCGGGTGTGGTCGCGTGGATCGCCTCCGACGACGCCGCCTACATCTCGGGCGCCGTCATCCCGGTCGACGGCGGCCTCGGCATGGGCCACTGA